The Eublepharis macularius isolate TG4126 chromosome 11, MPM_Emac_v1.0, whole genome shotgun sequence genome includes a region encoding these proteins:
- the PRR15 gene encoding proline-rich protein 15 — MAESAAAATPSSGPGGKANPSGTWWKSLTARKKPKEAPAATPGTPRPPPPDPSEQLFAPPSSSDSRENQQPNLGSGSRRNLKISRSGRFKEKRKVRATLLAESPQQLFEGAGGGGGGAAAAAPNEETPCP, encoded by the coding sequence ATGGCTGagagcgccgccgccgccaccccctCAAGCGGGCCCGGCGGCAAAGCCAACCCCTCGGGCACCTGGTGGAAATCGCTGACCGCCCGCAAAAAGCCCAAAGAGGCGCCGGCGGCGACACCCGGGACTCCCCGGCCGCCGCCGCCCGACCCTTCGGAGCAGCTCTTCGCCCCGCCCAGCTCTTCGGACTCGCGGGAGAACCAGCAGCCCAACTTGGGCAGCGGCAGCCGCAGGAACCTCAAGATCTCCCGCTCGGGCCGCTTCAAAGAGAAGCGGAAGGTTCGCGCCACGCTGCTCGCCGAGAGCCCCCAGCAGCTCTTCGAAGgcgcgggaggaggaggaggcggtgccgccgccgccgcccccaacGAGGAGACTCCGTGCCCGTGA